The region AAATGAAGTAGCTTCACAAATGGGAAAACCCGTTTGGTTACCTAATGTGCCCAAAGTTGCCCTTAAACTTGTGTTGGGGGAGATGGCACACCTGGTATTATCCAGCCAGTTGGTGAGTAGTGATAAAATAGATCAGGAAGGTTATACTTTTAATTATGTAAACCTCACTAAAGCTCTGGAAGATTTGATTTCGTAGTTCAGAAATTATTAAAGCATAAAAAACGGCTGCCAAAATTTTGGCAGCCGTTTTAATATTCAAATTGTGAATCGTCTTAAGCTTTAGTAGCTTTTAGGTTGAACTTTAAAGTAATATCATCACTTACAAAGTTATCTCCTAGCCCGTCAAAAACAGATTTAGAACCAAAATTCACATTCCAGTTTGTTCTGTCTATAGTGAATTCTTCGCTGGTAATTTCAATACTGTCATCAGACTGGTTAATGCTAACCGGGAAAGTAATGTTTTTAGTTTCCTCTTTGATAGTTAGGTTACCAGATAGCATTTTTTGACCGTTTTTTTCAGTAATATCAGTTACTTCAAAAGTAGCTTCAGGATATTTTGTAGCGTTAAAGAAATCACCTTCTTTGCCTTCTACAGTTCCCATTAGGTGAGCTTCAAGGTCTGCTTTATCTTTTCCTTTAAGATCGGTAACATTAATAGATTGCATATCAATTACGAAATTTCCGCTTTCAATAATACTATCGTTGGCGCTAAAAGTACCTTCAGCAATTTTAATAGTACCGGTATGCTCTCTGGTTGGTTTATTCCCTTTCCACTCAATTGTAGAAGCTGAAGTATCTACTTTAAACTCCATAGCTTCGGCTTGTGCAGTTGCCGCATCTTTAGCTTCAGAAGTATCTGCTTGATTTTTATCGTTTTTACATCCTACAACCGCAGTTAAAAAAGCTGCAATTACAAAAGTGCTTAAAATTGATTTTTTCATTTTGTTAAAATTTAGTTTTAAATTTAGTCTGCAAAAATACATAAACTTGAAATATGGGAATGCTAAATGTTTACTAAATATTATGAGTGACATTTTGACACCGAATCATAATTGGCAATGAATTTGACCCATTCAGGCTGTATTAAAATGCACAAAAATGAGCAAGAAGAAAAAAGATATAAGAGAAGAGCAACAGGGCCAGCCTGTGAAAGATCAGGTTGAAGATGTGATAGATGAAGCTATAGACGAGGTAGAGAAGGATAAAGAGGAACCAAAAGATGAGGAAAACCAAGCTGAACTTACTGAAGAAGAAAAGTTGAAAGAAGATCTTCAGAAAGAAAAAGATAAATTTTTACGTCTTTTCGCTGAGTTTGAAAATTACAAAAGAAGAACTTCAAAAGAACGTTTAGAACTATTTAAAACTGCCAATCAGGAAGTAATGACAGCCATGTTGCCAGTATTAGACGATTTTGACAGGGCTTTAAACGAATTGCGAAAATCTGGAGAGGAAGAATTAATACATGGAGTAGAGCTTATCCATAATAAATTTAAAGAAACGCTTAACAGCAAAGGCCTTGAAGCAATGAATGTAAAAGAAGGCGATGCCTTTGATTCTGAAATTCACGAGGCTATTACCCAAATTCCTGCACCTAAAGATAAGCTTAAAGGCAAGATAGTTGATGTAGTTGAGCGAGGTTATAAATTAGGGGAACGTATTATTAGGTTTCCTAAAGTAGTAACCGGCAAATAAAAGCTTTTTTAGAATCTGCAA is a window of Salegentibacter salegens DNA encoding:
- a CDS encoding YceI family protein is translated as MKKSILSTFVIAAFLTAVVGCKNDKNQADTSEAKDAATAQAEAMEFKVDTSASTIEWKGNKPTREHTGTIKIAEGTFSANDSIIESGNFVIDMQSINVTDLKGKDKADLEAHLMGTVEGKEGDFFNATKYPEATFEVTDITEKNGQKMLSGNLTIKEETKNITFPVSINQSDDSIEITSEEFTIDRTNWNVNFGSKSVFDGLGDNFVSDDITLKFNLKATKA
- a CDS encoding nucleotide exchange factor GrpE, which produces MSKKKKDIREEQQGQPVKDQVEDVIDEAIDEVEKDKEEPKDEENQAELTEEEKLKEDLQKEKDKFLRLFAEFENYKRRTSKERLELFKTANQEVMTAMLPVLDDFDRALNELRKSGEEELIHGVELIHNKFKETLNSKGLEAMNVKEGDAFDSEIHEAITQIPAPKDKLKGKIVDVVERGYKLGERIIRFPKVVTGK